One window of the Camarhynchus parvulus chromosome 2, STF_HiC, whole genome shotgun sequence genome contains the following:
- the CSRNP1 gene encoding cysteine/serine-rich nuclear protein 1, which produces MSGVLKRKYEELGDDSTYCSSSSCSPLSSSASSGWDTDEENSRGEPKPSSALMSSFTPTSILKKSKRLKKNNVEFDRVTVFYFPRCQGFTSVPSRGGCTLGMVSKHSSSRQFTLAEFSKEQENVRRGKLEEKLKEEKLEALKWKLTMNGTKESEEANQLTIEDISDDDIDVSNVDLEDGFFLQPYPAKKRRALLKAVGVKKIDKEEKRELHNIRLSREDCGCDCREVCDPETCSCSLAGIKCQMDHTSFPCGCTKDGCGNTEGRIEFNQARVQTHFIHTIMKLELEKQQQSSEKVVEAEPPFRERLPALGCAAGKGSLEERTVPLAPAFQFSPELEALGENSCSSDMTDSSISSHPSEDLEEPYESLPSDKSQSDVDDDGLARILHFNDSDAEEESRRGQDDLGCFHPTDFFIEDHGSEAKPVPGHLSHLSECLDENANQDSGGLLEDAAHGRCDGLSCCAPSSAEPCSKSYADLSLSSDSLDFFQSFSDYNLGPLYNSLKEYENLDNFSALQFQLPNFPGFPQAGDQGSCFLESLIGLSESVPETPAPFTDNQLLEDAIKSSLMETVKV; this is translated from the exons CCACGTCAATCCTGAAGAAATCCAAGCGGCTAAAGAAGAACAATGTGGAGTTTGACCGGGTCACTGTGTTTTACTTCCCACGCTGCCAGGGCTTCACGAGCGTGCCTAGCCGTGGGGGCTGTACCCTGGGCATGGTGAGCAAACACAGCTCCTCCCGCCAGTTCACGCTGGCAGAGTTTtcaaaggagcaggaaaacGTCCGTCGGGGCAAGcttgaagagaaattaaaagaggAGAAGTTGGAAGCGTTGAAATGGAAA CTAACCATGAACGGCACCAAGGAGTCGGAAGAGGCCAACCAGCTCACCATCGAGGACATCTCCGACGACGACATCGACGTCAGCAACGTGGACCTGGAGGATGGCTTCTTCCTGCAGCCCTACCCCGCCAAGAAGAGGCGGGCGCTGCTGAAGGCCGTGGGCGTGAAGAAGATCGACAAGGAGGAGAAGCGGGAGCTGCACAACATCCGCCTGTCCCGGGAGGACTGCGGCTGCGACTGCCGCGAGGTCTGCGACCCCGagacctgcagctgcagcttggcAGGCATTAAATGTCAG ATGGATCACACCTCCTTCCCCTGCGGCTGCACCAAGGATGGCTGTGGCAACACTGAGGGCAGGATCGAGTTCAACCAGGCCCGTGTGCAGACGCATTTCATCCACACCATCAtgaagctggagctggagaagcagcagcagagcagtgagaagGTGGTGGAGGCTGAGCCCCCTTTCCGGGAGCGGCTCCCTGCGCTGGGATGCGCGGCAGGGAAGGGCTCGCTGGAGGAGCGCACGGTGCCGCTGGCACCTGCCTTCCAGttcagccctgagctggaggcCCTGGGGGagaacagctgcagcagtgacatGACAGACTCCTCCATCTCCTCGCACCCCAGCGAGGACCTGGAGGAGCCCTACGAGAGCCTCCCCTCTGACAAATCCCAGTCGGACGTCGACGACGACGGCTTGGCGCGCATCCTCCACTTCAACGACTCGGACGCCGAGGAGGAGAGCAGGCGTGGCCAGGATGACCTCGGCTGCTTCCATCCCACTGACTTCTTCATCGAGGACCACGGCAGCGAGGCCAAGCCCGTCCCTGGCCACTTGTCCCACCTCTCGGAGTGCCTGGATGAGAATGCCAACCAGGACAGCGGGGGTTTGCTGGAGGATGCAGCCCATGGGAGGTGCGATGGGCTGTCCTGCTGCGCCCCCtcctctgctgagccctgctccaAGAGCTACGCCGacctcagcctttcctctgaTTCCTTGGATTTCTTCCAGTCCTTCTCGGACTATAACTTGGGACCCCTTTACAACTCCTTAAAGGAGTATGAGAACCTGGATAACTTCTCAGCGTTACAGTTTCAGTTGCCTAATTTCCCTGGCTTCCCGCAAGCTGGAGATCAGGGCTCCTGTTTCTTGGAGTCCCTCATTGGTTTGTCTGAATCCGTCCCTGAAACCCCGGCCCCTTTCACAGACAATCAACTTTTGGAGGATGCCATCAAGTCATCACTGATGGAGACAGTGAAGGTGTGA